A genomic stretch from Pontivivens ytuae includes:
- a CDS encoding SMP-30/gluconolactonase/LRE family protein has product MAELFDDRLCELGEGPLWHPERGELFWFDILGRKLYAPGREWSFDTAHSAAGWIDRETLLIASETALWRFDIESGAREQVHELEADHPVTRSNDGRADPHGGFWIGTMGWKAELGAGAIYRFYEGRLVKLYGGITISNSICFSPDGATAYFADTPTRRIMRQPLDEAGWPHGAPEVLVEVEGPGNPDGAICDGDGYVWSARWGSGEIVRHAPDGRVDHVERLPVPQVSCPALTPDGVLYATTAREGMDKAALDDAPLSGATFKVCDGVPGRAERAVNP; this is encoded by the coding sequence GTGGCTGAGCTCTTCGACGACCGGCTGTGCGAGCTGGGGGAGGGGCCGCTCTGGCATCCGGAGCGCGGCGAGCTGTTCTGGTTCGACATCCTCGGGCGCAAGCTCTATGCGCCCGGGCGGGAGTGGAGCTTCGACACCGCCCATTCCGCCGCCGGGTGGATCGATCGGGAGACGCTGCTGATCGCCTCCGAAACCGCGCTCTGGCGCTTCGATATCGAGAGCGGAGCGCGCGAGCAGGTCCACGAGCTGGAGGCCGACCACCCCGTCACCCGCTCCAATGACGGGCGGGCCGATCCGCATGGCGGCTTCTGGATCGGCACCATGGGCTGGAAGGCGGAGCTGGGGGCGGGCGCGATCTACCGCTTCTACGAGGGGCGGCTGGTGAAGCTCTATGGCGGGATCACGATCTCCAACTCGATCTGTTTTTCGCCGGACGGGGCCACGGCCTATTTCGCCGACACGCCCACGCGGCGGATCATGCGCCAACCGCTCGACGAGGCCGGCTGGCCTCATGGCGCGCCCGAGGTCCTTGTCGAGGTTGAGGGGCCGGGCAACCCGGATGGCGCGATTTGCGACGGCGACGGCTATGTCTGGTCGGCCCGCTGGGGCTCCGGCGAGATCGTCCGCCACGCTCCCGATGGTCGGGTGGACCATGTGGAGCGCCTGCCGGTGCCGCAGGTGAGCTGCCCGGCGCTGACGCCAGACGGTGTGCTCTACGCCACCACGGCGCGGGAGGGGATGGACAAGGCAGCCCTCGACGACGCGCCGCTCTCGGGCGCCACGTTCAAGGTCTGCGACGGCGTGCCCGGACGGGCGGAACGAGCGGTGAACCCATGA
- a CDS encoding 2-dehydro-3-deoxy-6-phosphogalactonate aldolase — MRHLIAILRGVEPHEAAAMAEALVDAGITRIEVPLNSPDPLTSIRNMIAAVGDRAELGAGTVLTTKEVAAVKETGATFIVSPNCDAQVIRCTKTLGMGSYPGVFTPSEAFAALQGGATALKLFPAGMAGTGGLKAMRAVLPEGTLVYAVGGAEPSNFADWAAASADGFGLGSSLYKAGMGVDEVAERARASVAAYDEVYGG, encoded by the coding sequence ATGAGACATCTGATCGCGATCCTGCGGGGGGTGGAGCCGCACGAGGCCGCCGCCATGGCCGAGGCGCTGGTCGACGCCGGGATCACCCGGATCGAGGTGCCGCTGAACTCGCCTGATCCGCTCACCTCGATCCGCAACATGATCGCGGCCGTCGGCGACCGGGCGGAGCTGGGCGCGGGGACGGTGCTGACCACCAAGGAAGTGGCAGCCGTGAAGGAGACGGGTGCCACTTTCATCGTCTCCCCCAACTGCGACGCGCAGGTGATCCGCTGCACGAAGACGCTCGGCATGGGCTCCTATCCCGGCGTGTTCACGCCCTCCGAAGCGTTCGCGGCGCTGCAGGGCGGGGCGACCGCGCTGAAGCTGTTCCCGGCCGGCATGGCGGGCACCGGCGGGCTGAAGGCGATGCGTGCGGTGCTTCCCGAGGGCACGCTGGTCTATGCGGTGGGCGGGGCGGAGCCGTCGAACTTCGCGGATTGGGCCGCGGCGAGTGCTGACGGCTTCGGCCTCGGCTCCTCGCTCTACAAGGCGGGGATGGGCGTGGACGAGGTCGCCGAGCGCGCCCGCGCCTCCGTCGCCGCCTATGACGAGGTCTACGGTGGCTGA
- a CDS encoding 2-dehydro-3-deoxygalactonokinase — translation MDAAVTAEWIAADWGTSNLRVWAMRGREAVAEATSDAGMNTLDRDGFEGALLALIEPWLGGPVEVIACGMVGSRQGWVEAPYQPVPCAPAGRLVKAPTSDPRLTVRVLSGVLQADPPDVMRGEETQIAGLLAREPGFDGVLCLPGTHSKWARISAGELCHFRTAMTGELYQLLAKQSVLRHSVGDGWDDDAFADALEETMARPERIATALFTLRADGLLNGDAPDKARARLSGLLLGAELAAMKPYWLGERVALIGASGLTQVYAQALKSVGLDADIHDGTEMALAGLAAAREGA, via the coding sequence ATGGACGCGGCTGTCACGGCGGAGTGGATCGCGGCCGATTGGGGCACTTCCAACCTGCGGGTCTGGGCGATGCGCGGGCGCGAGGCGGTGGCCGAGGCCACGTCGGATGCGGGGATGAATACGCTCGACCGCGATGGGTTCGAGGGGGCGCTGCTCGCACTGATCGAGCCGTGGCTCGGTGGCCCGGTCGAGGTGATCGCCTGCGGCATGGTCGGCTCGCGGCAGGGCTGGGTCGAGGCGCCGTATCAGCCGGTGCCCTGCGCGCCAGCTGGGCGGCTGGTGAAAGCGCCGACCTCCGATCCGAGGCTCACGGTGCGCGTGCTCTCCGGCGTACTGCAGGCAGATCCACCCGACGTGATGCGGGGGGAGGAGACGCAGATCGCGGGGCTCTTGGCGCGGGAGCCGGGCTTCGATGGCGTGCTCTGCCTGCCGGGGACGCACTCGAAATGGGCGCGGATCAGCGCGGGCGAGCTCTGCCATTTCCGCACGGCGATGACGGGGGAGCTGTATCAGTTGCTGGCAAAGCAGTCGGTGCTGCGCCATTCGGTGGGCGACGGCTGGGACGACGATGCCTTCGCCGACGCGCTGGAGGAGACGATGGCGCGGCCCGAGCGGATCGCCACCGCGCTCTTCACCCTGCGGGCCGATGGGCTGCTGAACGGGGACGCGCCGGACAAGGCCCGCGCCCGCCTCTCCGGCCTGCTGCTGGGGGCGGAGCTTGCGGCGATGAAGCCCTACTGGCTGGGTGAGCGGGTGGCGCTGATCGGGGCGTCCGGCCTCACGCAGGTCTACGCGCAGGCCTTGAAATCTGTGGGCCTCGACGCAGACATCCACGATGGAACCGAGATGGCGCTGGCAGGCCTCGCCGCCGCGCGGGAGGGGGCATGA
- a CDS encoding SDR family NAD(P)-dependent oxidoreductase encodes MKYATFHDLHGAHVFITGGGSGIGASITEGFLAAGARVSFVQRSDASAFCDEMQEKHGNKPHYMPCDITDIERLKACMDEGSRHFGAITVLVNNAANDTRHKTLDYSVEDWDWNHAVNLRPHFFTTQHVVPGMREAGGGAIVNFSSASYGMGNAGYPAYVAAKAAILGLTRTHAREFGPDGIRINALVPGWVLTDRQKELWATEEGLREHLDKQCLKEHLVPQDIVDATLFLASKASRMMTAQALVVDGGVVFTG; translated from the coding sequence ATGAAATACGCGACCTTCCACGACCTGCATGGCGCCCATGTGTTCATCACCGGCGGCGGGTCCGGCATCGGCGCCTCGATCACCGAGGGGTTTCTGGCGGCGGGCGCGCGGGTGAGCTTCGTGCAGCGCTCCGACGCCTCCGCCTTCTGCGACGAGATGCAGGAGAAGCACGGGAACAAGCCGCACTACATGCCGTGCGACATCACCGATATCGAGCGGCTGAAGGCGTGCATGGACGAGGGCTCACGGCATTTCGGGGCGATCACCGTGCTGGTGAACAACGCGGCGAACGACACGCGGCACAAGACGCTGGACTACTCGGTCGAGGATTGGGACTGGAACCACGCCGTGAATCTGCGCCCGCATTTCTTCACCACACAGCACGTGGTGCCGGGGATGCGGGAGGCCGGGGGCGGCGCGATCGTCAACTTCTCCTCGGCGAGCTACGGGATGGGGAACGCGGGCTACCCGGCCTATGTGGCGGCGAAGGCGGCGATCCTGGGGCTGACGCGCACCCACGCGCGGGAGTTCGGACCCGACGGCATCCGGATCAACGCGCTCGTCCCCGGCTGGGTGCTCACCGACCGGCAGAAGGAGCTCTGGGCGACGGAGGAGGGGCTGCGCGAGCATCTCGACAAGCAGTGCCTCAAGGAACACCTCGTGCCGCAGGACATCGTGGACGCGACGCTGTTCCTCGCCTCCAAGGCCAGCCGGATGATGACCGCGCAGGCCCTCGTCGTGGACGGGGGCGTGGTGTTCACGGGATGA